In Lacrimispora indolis DSM 755, a genomic segment contains:
- the rpmG gene encoding 50S ribosomal protein L33, producing the protein MRTKITLACTECKQRNYNMTKDKKTHPDRMETKKYCRFCKSHTMHKETK; encoded by the coding sequence GTGCGCACAAAAATCACACTGGCATGTACTGAATGCAAACAGCGTAATTACAACATGACCAAGGATAAGAAGACTCATCCGGACAGAATGGAAACAAAGAAGTATTGCAGATTCTGTAAGAGCCATACGATGCACAAGGAAACAAAGTAA
- a CDS encoding enolase C-terminal domain-like protein has protein sequence MDHIKIHDIKVFVTAPRNINLVVVKVETTEPELYGYGCATFTWRHKAVVTAIEEYLRPMLKGKPVDDIEGIWQSMAGSSYWRNGPVLNNAISGVDEALWDIKGKRAGMPLYSLLGGKCREGIAVYRHADGSSIEEVEECIHGYMDEGYRYIRCHMGTYGGNFDGKIQRIVKPHNAPEGAYFHPRMYMQSVYKLFDRVRRDIGWEVELMHDVHERLSFAETLEFAREMEQYKLFFLEDSLAPEHVEFFKILRHHTILPLAMGELFTNPNEWKAIVQNQWIDYMRVHLSDIGGLTPARKLAHFCEAYGVKTAWHGPNDLSPIGMAVQMHLDLNSHNFGIQEFSGFSKEEQEIFPGCPAIREGYAYVNDKPGIGVCFDEKAAEKYPAVDMDHGWLFSRLPDGTPVRP, from the coding sequence ATGGATCATATAAAAATCCATGACATCAAAGTGTTTGTAACGGCCCCAAGAAACATCAATCTGGTTGTGGTGAAGGTAGAAACAACGGAGCCGGAATTATACGGCTATGGCTGCGCTACATTTACATGGAGGCACAAGGCGGTTGTGACTGCCATTGAAGAATACTTACGCCCAATGCTCAAAGGGAAGCCTGTGGATGACATTGAAGGAATCTGGCAGTCGATGGCGGGAAGTTCTTACTGGAGGAACGGACCGGTCTTAAATAACGCCATATCCGGTGTTGACGAGGCATTGTGGGACATCAAGGGAAAAAGGGCAGGAATGCCGCTTTACAGCCTGCTTGGCGGAAAATGCCGGGAAGGGATCGCTGTCTACAGGCATGCGGATGGAAGCTCCATAGAAGAGGTGGAAGAATGCATCCACGGGTATATGGACGAGGGGTACCGCTATATCAGATGCCATATGGGTACCTATGGCGGAAACTTCGACGGAAAGATACAGAGGATCGTAAAGCCCCACAATGCACCGGAGGGAGCGTATTTCCATCCGAGAATGTACATGCAAAGTGTATATAAGCTGTTTGACCGTGTCCGCAGGGACATTGGCTGGGAAGTGGAGCTGATGCATGATGTCCACGAGCGCTTAAGCTTTGCAGAGACTCTGGAGTTTGCCCGGGAAATGGAACAGTACAAGCTGTTTTTTCTGGAGGATTCTCTTGCGCCGGAGCATGTGGAATTTTTTAAGATTCTGCGGCACCATACTATCCTGCCTCTGGCCATGGGAGAACTGTTTACCAATCCCAATGAATGGAAGGCCATTGTACAAAACCAGTGGATCGATTATATGAGAGTCCATTTAAGCGACATCGGAGGGTTGACCCCTGCCAGGAAGCTGGCGCATTTTTGTGAGGCTTATGGAGTGAAGACCGCCTGGCATGGGCCAAATGACTTATCTCCTATTGGAATGGCGGTGCAGATGCACCTGGATTTAAACAGCCATAATTTCGGCATACAGGAATTTTCCGGCTTCAGTAAAGAGGAGCAGGAGATATTTCCGGGCTGTCCTGCAATCAGGGAAGGATATGCCTATGTAAACGATAAACCGGGAATCGGAGTCTGTTTTGATGAAAAAGCGGCAGAAAAATATCCTGCAGTGGATATGGATCACGGCTGGCTGTTCTCACGGCTTCCCGATGGAACGCCCGTAAGGCCATAA
- a CDS encoding carbohydrate ABC transporter permease, which yields MSRSKKKKNSLIATYAALILMASFIVVPVLWMISTAFKTEPQTYYPQPKWLPNPFSLDSFRKFFSTYNFGRMTLNSLVVCLSAMVICVACACLAGYGVTRFRFKGRKQLMSFLLITQMFPGVMLVVPFYAVLSKYHLVNSLLGLVIVYAATNIAFSTWMIVSYFKTIPLELDEAARVDGASSFRIFWNIILPLIVPGIAAVAMFVLFNGWNEYMFSSVLVSKDELKTLTVGIISLNSQYQIKWNDLMAASSISSLPLVILFVSFQKYFIAGMTGGAVKS from the coding sequence ATGAGTAGATCGAAAAAGAAAAAAAACAGTTTGATTGCAACTTACGCCGCATTAATTCTCATGGCTTCTTTTATCGTGGTCCCGGTTTTGTGGATGATATCCACTGCCTTTAAAACAGAACCGCAGACGTATTATCCTCAGCCTAAATGGCTCCCAAACCCGTTTTCCCTGGATTCTTTCCGGAAATTTTTCAGTACTTATAATTTTGGGCGCATGACCTTAAACAGTCTGGTAGTCTGCCTTTCTGCCATGGTGATCTGTGTGGCCTGTGCCTGCCTGGCCGGATACGGGGTGACCAGATTCCGGTTTAAAGGAAGAAAACAGCTGATGAGTTTTCTGCTCATTACCCAGATGTTTCCGGGAGTCATGCTGGTGGTGCCGTTTTATGCAGTACTCTCTAAGTATCATCTTGTCAACTCCCTGCTTGGCCTGGTCATTGTATATGCAGCCACAAATATCGCCTTCAGCACCTGGATGATCGTATCTTATTTTAAGACCATTCCCCTGGAGCTTGACGAGGCGGCGCGGGTGGATGGAGCTTCCAGCTTCCGCATCTTCTGGAATATTATCCTTCCCCTGATCGTTCCCGGAATAGCAGCGGTAGCCATGTTCGTGCTGTTTAACGGCTGGAATGAATATATGTTTTCTTCTGTCCTGGTATCCAAGGACGAATTAAAAACGCTCACTGTTGGGATCATTTCCTTAAATTCCCAATATCAGATTAAGTGGAATGACTTAATGGCAGCATCCAGCATATCCAGTCTTCCTTTGGTAATTCTTTTTGTAAGCTTCCAGAAGTATTTTATTGCTGGAATGACCGGAGGAGCTGTAAAGAGCTGA
- a CDS encoding carbohydrate ABC transporter permease, with amino-acid sequence MNFMNKNGTARIKVKSQRQGYYFTLPIVVMLAALIIYPMVYGFYISFFNTNLVTKWNFVGFKYYAAAFKEAAFYQSVLLTTVFMILVVGGHFILGFILATLLNREFRGRTVFRVIFMLPWFFPEAVVALLFTWIMNPMYGILNSALKGLGLISTNVSWLGSKELAFPAVVFVCIWKGFPLVMTMILAGLQSISRDYYEAAEIDGASKWAQFRYITVPSLKPILTTVLILDCVWWFKQYTLVYTMTAGGPGTATNLISLSIYGTAFNDLRFGKASAWGILVFFICYLISLVSKVVTKDNE; translated from the coding sequence ATGAATTTCATGAACAAAAATGGAACTGCCCGGATAAAAGTGAAGTCCCAGAGGCAAGGATATTACTTTACTCTGCCGATTGTCGTCATGCTGGCTGCCCTTATCATTTATCCTATGGTTTATGGGTTCTATATCAGCTTTTTCAACACGAACCTGGTGACGAAATGGAATTTTGTAGGCTTTAAATATTATGCGGCAGCATTTAAAGAAGCGGCCTTTTACCAGTCTGTTCTGCTTACGACTGTATTTATGATTCTGGTGGTAGGAGGACATTTCATCCTGGGATTTATCCTGGCCACTCTGCTCAACCGGGAATTTAGAGGGAGAACGGTTTTCCGGGTCATATTCATGCTCCCCTGGTTTTTCCCTGAGGCTGTGGTGGCTCTTTTGTTTACCTGGATCATGAATCCCATGTACGGGATCTTAAACAGCGCCTTAAAAGGGCTTGGTCTTATATCCACCAATGTTTCCTGGCTGGGAAGCAAGGAGCTGGCTTTCCCGGCAGTGGTTTTTGTCTGCATCTGGAAGGGCTTTCCCCTGGTCATGACCATGATCCTGGCGGGGTTACAGAGCATATCCAGGGATTATTACGAGGCGGCGGAAATTGACGGCGCCAGCAAATGGGCCCAGTTCCGGTATATCACTGTTCCCTCCTTAAAGCCCATCCTGACCACGGTCTTGATCCTGGACTGCGTCTGGTGGTTTAAGCAGTATACTCTGGTTTACACGATGACGGCAGGAGGGCCGGGAACTGCAACGAATTTAATCAGTTTAAGCATCTATGGCACGGCGTTTAATGATTTAAGATTTGGAAAAGCGTCTGCCTGGGGAATCCTGGTGTTCTTTATATGCTATTTGATCAGTCTGGTGAGTAAGGTGGTGACAAAGGACAATGAGTAG
- a CDS encoding ABC transporter substrate-binding protein, with translation MKKRVLALLLSTAMAASMMAGCGGKTQNETTAAKETDKAQTSAAEKGTEGEKVLLTIFDGYAGEDPHGKFIYQYAEEYMAQNPNVVIDVQAVSTNDIYTKLSAMAATPKDVPTIFFTSADAVATLHDLGLTADIKELVPEDLKAKFANGVVDSCMLGEEMSYFPVAVQPQAVIYRTDRFKEAGLEAPKTWEEFVAAAKTLTKDTNNDGQMDEWGFDMVGSNNSSGQSRFMAYLWSNGIDCVKEENGKWITDISEDQKFMDAFSRWTNMNAEGIVPTGITEVDYPTAANYFAMGYTSMFLTGPNALGVAYANNPDLKGKLGSFKMPGDYPGTMLGTEGYGVSAYATDAEKAAAIDYLKFFVEHDKDMQFWQSSGKIPATAEGQKADYISGDDYAGFLQQIADGCRPTVKFAGVSGLKSALGNAYASVFSNEKTNEEAVKTLVSDVDELLEDYN, from the coding sequence ATGAAGAAAAGAGTTCTTGCATTGCTTCTTTCCACCGCTATGGCGGCGTCAATGATGGCAGGCTGCGGCGGAAAGACCCAGAATGAAACAACAGCGGCAAAGGAGACGGATAAAGCTCAGACAAGCGCTGCAGAAAAAGGAACAGAAGGAGAAAAGGTGCTGCTCACCATTTTTGACGGTTATGCGGGAGAAGATCCACACGGAAAGTTCATTTATCAGTATGCGGAAGAGTATATGGCACAAAACCCCAACGTGGTCATTGATGTGCAGGCTGTCAGCACAAATGACATTTACACAAAGCTTTCCGCAATGGCTGCCACTCCAAAGGATGTGCCCACCATTTTCTTCACATCGGCAGACGCAGTTGCGACCCTTCACGATCTGGGGCTGACAGCGGATATCAAGGAACTTGTGCCGGAAGATTTAAAAGCGAAATTTGCCAACGGCGTTGTGGACTCCTGTATGCTGGGAGAGGAGATGTCCTATTTCCCGGTTGCGGTTCAGCCTCAGGCAGTGATCTACCGCACGGACAGATTTAAGGAGGCCGGTTTAGAGGCTCCAAAGACATGGGAAGAGTTTGTGGCGGCTGCAAAGACCCTTACAAAGGATACCAACAATGACGGGCAGATGGATGAGTGGGGATTTGATATGGTAGGTTCCAACAACTCCTCCGGACAGAGCCGTTTCATGGCGTACTTATGGTCAAATGGAATTGATTGTGTGAAGGAAGAAAACGGCAAGTGGATCACTGATATTTCCGAAGATCAGAAATTTATGGATGCATTTTCAAGATGGACCAACATGAATGCAGAGGGCATCGTTCCTACGGGGATCACAGAAGTGGATTATCCTACAGCTGCCAATTACTTTGCCATGGGATACACCAGCATGTTCCTTACCGGGCCCAATGCTCTTGGTGTGGCTTATGCCAACAACCCTGATTTAAAGGGAAAGCTGGGATCCTTTAAGATGCCTGGTGATTATCCGGGAACCATGCTTGGAACCGAAGGCTATGGTGTCAGCGCCTATGCAACCGATGCAGAAAAGGCGGCAGCCATTGACTATCTGAAGTTTTTTGTGGAGCATGACAAAGACATGCAGTTCTGGCAGAGCAGCGGAAAGATTCCGGCAACAGCAGAAGGACAGAAGGCAGACTATATATCAGGAGACGATTATGCAGGCTTTTTACAGCAGATTGCAGACGGCTGCCGTCCGACAGTTAAGTTTGCAGGTGTCAGCGGTTTAAAAAGCGCTCTTGGAAATGCGTATGCATCTGTATTCTCCAATGAAAAGACGAACGAAGAAGCAGTTAAAACTCTTGTAAGCGATGTTGATGAGTTGTTAGAGGATTATAACTGA
- a CDS encoding helix-turn-helix transcriptional regulator, protein MEIKINDYWEPDHFRALSEDNYNVSRSCEYERNEMHHIHSSSEILFVEQGSAEYYVCGKKYHLEQGDIMVIGGQEHHQRRLLECPFLRYGLSVRPSYYESLNLGEDLKKVFLTPTEQVYKERYKHVDPDIFYHIVELLQELYGEQAVHKPFRSMIERTLITQISVLLFRVFGLERRESELSVMNLRMIDIKEYIDVHFRENLDLQILSELFYLHPATISKEFNKYFGKTLIKYINSVRVCEAASLLENTNESVTSISAKCGYDSVNTFLRQFKAIMETTPLQYRKAVKEWFEKKREEFQGL, encoded by the coding sequence ATGGAAATCAAGATAAATGACTACTGGGAACCGGATCATTTCCGGGCCTTAAGTGAGGACAATTACAATGTGTCCAGATCCTGTGAATATGAGAGGAATGAGATGCACCATATCCATTCCTCAAGCGAAATCCTGTTTGTTGAACAGGGTTCTGCGGAATACTATGTCTGCGGTAAAAAATATCATCTGGAACAGGGTGATATCATGGTGATCGGAGGACAGGAGCACCACCAGAGGAGGCTTTTGGAGTGCCCCTTCTTAAGGTACGGGTTGTCGGTCAGGCCCTCTTATTACGAGAGCCTGAATCTTGGAGAGGATTTGAAAAAGGTGTTTCTTACGCCAACGGAACAGGTGTATAAGGAACGTTATAAGCATGTGGATCCTGATATCTTTTACCATATTGTAGAACTGCTGCAGGAGTTGTATGGGGAGCAGGCCGTTCATAAACCCTTTCGCTCCATGATCGAAAGGACCCTCATTACCCAGATTTCTGTCCTGTTGTTCCGGGTGTTCGGCCTGGAACGGAGAGAAAGCGAGTTGTCCGTGATGAATTTAAGGATGATAGACATCAAGGAATATATTGATGTACATTTTCGGGAAAATCTGGATCTTCAGATTTTAAGTGAACTTTTTTATTTGCATCCGGCAACCATCAGCAAGGAGTTTAACAAGTATTTTGGAAAGACCCTGATAAAGTATATTAACAGCGTCAGGGTATGTGAGGCTGCCAGCCTGCTTGAGAATACCAATGAGAGTGTTACAAGCATTTCGGCAAAATGCGGATATGACAGTGTCAATACATTTTTAAGGCAATTTAAGGCAATCATGGAAACCACCCCACTCCAGTACCGCAAGGCTGTGAAGGAATGGTTCGAAAAAAAACGGGAAGAATTTCAAGGGCTGTAA
- the rfbD gene encoding dTDP-4-dehydrorhamnose reductase, producing the protein MKVFVTGVKGQLGFDVVNELKKRGHEAIGVDIDEMDITDEVSVNRVIRAAAPDAVIHCAAYTAVDAAEENEELCRNVNAKGTEYIAKVCRELDIRMMYISTDYVFDGQGTRPWEPDDEREPLNVYGQTKYEGELAVEENLAKYFIVRIAWVFGVNGKNFIKTMLNLGMTHDKLTVVADQIGSPTYTYDLARLLVDMIETEKYGRYHATNEGLCSWYEFACEIFNQAGMNVKVEPVGSDQYPVKAKRPMNSRMSKDKLDENGFSRLPSWQDALKRYLRG; encoded by the coding sequence ATGAAAGTATTTGTTACTGGCGTAAAAGGCCAGCTTGGATTTGATGTAGTAAATGAACTGAAAAAGCGGGGACATGAGGCCATTGGCGTGGATATTGATGAGATGGACATTACTGATGAGGTCAGCGTAAACAGAGTCATTCGGGCAGCAGCTCCTGATGCGGTCATCCACTGTGCAGCCTATACGGCCGTAGATGCTGCCGAAGAGAACGAAGAACTGTGCCGTAACGTGAATGCAAAGGGAACGGAGTACATTGCAAAGGTATGCCGGGAACTGGATATCCGGATGATGTACATCAGCACGGATTATGTATTCGATGGCCAGGGAACCCGTCCATGGGAGCCTGATGACGAAAGGGAGCCGTTAAATGTTTACGGTCAGACAAAATACGAGGGAGAGCTGGCAGTGGAGGAAAACCTCGCCAAGTATTTTATTGTCAGGATCGCCTGGGTGTTTGGTGTGAACGGAAAGAACTTCATAAAGACCATGCTGAATCTTGGAATGACCCATGATAAATTAACGGTTGTAGCCGATCAGATCGGTTCCCCTACCTATACCTATGACCTTGCCCGTCTTCTGGTGGATATGATCGAAACGGAAAAATACGGCCGTTACCATGCGACCAATGAAGGCCTTTGCAGCTGGTATGAGTTTGCATGTGAAATTTTTAACCAGGCTGGCATGAATGTTAAGGTGGAGCCTGTAGGCTCGGATCAGTACCCGGTAAAGGCAAAGCGGCCCATGAACAGCCGCATGAGCAAGGATAAACTGGATGAAAACGGGTTCAGCCGCCTGCCTTCCTGGCAGGATGCGCTGAAGCGGTATCTGCGCGGGTGA
- the rfbB gene encoding dTDP-glucose 4,6-dehydratase, with protein sequence MKIIVTGGAGFIGGNFVHHMVNKYPDYQIINLDLLTYAGNLETLKPVENKPNYRFVKGDIADRSFIFDLFEKEKPDVVVNFAAESHVDRSITDPESFVRTNVMGTTTLLDACRTYGIRRYHQVSTDEVYGDLPLDRPDLFFTEETPLHTSSPYSSSKASADLFVLAYQRTFGLPVTISRCSNNYGPYHFPEKLIPLIISRALADEELPVYGTGENVRDWLHVSDHCEAIDLIIHKGKEGEVYNVGGHNERTNLEVVQTILKALDKPESLIKFVTDRPGHDRRYAIDPKKLETELGWKPQYNFDTGIRQTIHWYLDNEDWWKHIINGEYQNYFDNMYGSRL encoded by the coding sequence ATGAAGATTATCGTTACCGGAGGAGCCGGTTTTATCGGCGGAAATTTCGTACATCATATGGTGAATAAATACCCGGATTACCAGATCATTAATCTGGATCTTTTGACCTACGCAGGAAACTTAGAGACATTAAAGCCTGTTGAAAATAAGCCCAATTATCGGTTTGTAAAAGGAGATATTGCGGACAGAAGCTTTATTTTTGACCTTTTTGAAAAGGAAAAGCCGGATGTAGTGGTAAACTTTGCGGCAGAGAGCCATGTGGACCGCTCCATTACGGATCCTGAAAGCTTCGTAAGGACCAATGTAATGGGGACCACCACCCTTCTTGATGCCTGCCGCACTTACGGAATCAGGCGCTATCATCAGGTTTCCACAGATGAAGTATACGGCGACCTGCCTTTGGACCGCCCGGACTTATTTTTTACAGAGGAAACGCCGCTTCATACGTCTAGCCCATATTCTTCTTCAAAGGCAAGCGCAGATCTTTTTGTTCTGGCATACCAGAGGACGTTTGGACTTCCGGTAACTATTTCCAGATGCTCCAATAATTACGGACCCTATCATTTTCCGGAAAAGCTGATTCCTCTTATCATCAGCCGCGCTTTGGCAGATGAAGAGCTTCCGGTATACGGAACAGGGGAAAATGTAAGAGACTGGCTCCACGTTTCCGACCATTGCGAGGCCATTGACTTAATCATCCACAAGGGAAAAGAAGGAGAGGTCTACAATGTAGGCGGACATAACGAACGCACCAACTTAGAAGTGGTTCAGACCATTCTCAAGGCCCTTGATAAGCCGGAGAGCCTGATTAAGTTTGTTACAGACCGCCCGGGACATGACAGGCGCTATGCCATTGATCCGAAAAAGCTGGAAACTGAGCTTGGCTGGAAGCCCCAATATAACTTTGACACAGGGATCCGTCAGACCATCCATTGGTATCTGGACAATGAGGACTGGTGGAAGCATATTATCAACGGAGAATATCAGAATTATTTTGATAACATGTACGGCAGCCGTTTATAA
- the rfbA gene encoding glucose-1-phosphate thymidylyltransferase RfbA, which translates to MKGIILAGGSGTRLYPLTMVTSKQLLPIYDKPMIYYPLSVLMNAGIRDILIISTPDDTPRFEALLGDGSQFGISLSYAVQPSPDGLAQAFIIGADFIGDDSVAMILGDNIFAGHGLNKRLLNAANKKDGATVFGYYVDDPERFGIVEFDSDGKAVSIEEKPAKPKSNYCVTGLYFYDNKVVEYAKNLKPSARGELEITDLNRIYLEEGKLDVELLGQGFTWLDTGTHESLVDATNFVRTMETHQHRKIACLEEIAYLNHWITKDQLIKSIEPLKKNQYGQYLMDVLAGKYIDRLHG; encoded by the coding sequence ATGAAGGGAATTATTCTTGCCGGAGGCTCCGGCACCAGACTTTACCCGCTGACCATGGTAACTTCCAAACAGTTACTGCCTATTTATGACAAGCCCATGATCTATTATCCCCTGTCCGTTTTAATGAATGCAGGGATCCGGGATATCCTGATCATCTCCACGCCTGATGATACGCCCAGGTTTGAGGCTCTTTTAGGAGACGGAAGCCAGTTCGGGATCAGCCTGTCCTATGCGGTACAGCCTTCCCCGGATGGCCTTGCCCAGGCATTTATCATTGGAGCGGACTTCATCGGGGATGACAGCGTGGCTATGATCCTTGGGGACAATATTTTTGCAGGCCACGGACTTAACAAGCGTCTGTTAAATGCGGCAAACAAAAAGGATGGAGCAACCGTATTCGGCTATTATGTGGATGATCCGGAGCGCTTTGGCATTGTGGAATTTGATTCTGACGGAAAAGCAGTATCCATTGAAGAAAAGCCGGCAAAACCAAAGAGCAATTACTGTGTAACAGGCCTTTACTTCTATGATAATAAGGTCGTGGAGTATGCGAAGAATTTAAAACCATCGGCCAGAGGGGAACTGGAAATTACGGATTTAAACCGCATTTATTTAGAGGAAGGAAAGCTTGATGTGGAGCTTTTGGGACAAGGCTTTACCTGGCTTGATACGGGAACCCACGAATCCCTGGTAGACGCCACTAATTTTGTCCGCACCATGGAGACACACCAGCACAGGAAGATTGCCTGTCTGGAAGAAATCGCTTACTTAAACCACTGGATCACAAAGGACCAGCTCATAAAGAGCATTGAGCCTTTGAAAAAGAACCAGTACGGACAATATTTAATGGATGTCCTTGCAGGAAAATACATTGATAGATTGCACGGTTAA
- a CDS encoding MerR family transcriptional regulator yields the protein MNQYYTSGQFAKKANVSIRTVRYYDKQGLLKPSGMSEGGYRLYTDSDFAKLQKILSLKYLGFSLDEIRSITINDDDNDYVEESLRLQLNLIRKRIEHLKLVEQTLTETSKLVTENQSVDWNKILHLIHITNMERSLVEQYKDAANISIRIGLHKKYTKNSMGWFQWLYDLMEPLDGKSILELGCGNGELWRANKDRIPADARICLSDISEGMIRDVEESLKNVPGSFTFEVFDCRQIPKAEESFHVVAANHLLFYLTNLDEALEQVKRVLKPGGIFYCSTYGSDHMKEISQLVKEFDSRIALSEVNLYDVFGLENGEEILKDHFHSVEREDYKDYLEVSDPGALMEYILSCHGNQQEYLSDRYEEFREFLKKKMEKKGFIHITKRAGAFICRK from the coding sequence ATGAACCAATATTATACCTCAGGCCAGTTCGCAAAAAAAGCCAATGTTTCCATACGCACCGTGCGGTACTACGATAAACAGGGACTGTTAAAACCATCGGGAATGAGCGAGGGAGGATACCGGCTATATACGGATTCCGATTTCGCAAAGCTTCAGAAAATTCTCTCCTTAAAATATCTGGGCTTTTCCTTAGATGAGATCCGTTCCATTACCATCAATGATGATGACAATGATTACGTTGAAGAGTCTCTCCGGCTTCAATTAAATCTCATCAGGAAGAGGATTGAGCACTTAAAGCTGGTGGAGCAGACCCTTACGGAGACTTCAAAGCTGGTGACGGAAAACCAGTCCGTGGACTGGAATAAAATCCTCCACTTAATCCATATTACCAATATGGAACGGTCCCTTGTGGAGCAATATAAGGATGCAGCAAATATAAGCATCCGGATCGGTCTTCATAAAAAGTATACAAAGAATTCCATGGGCTGGTTTCAGTGGCTGTACGACCTGATGGAGCCTTTGGATGGAAAAAGCATTCTGGAGCTGGGCTGCGGCAATGGGGAATTGTGGCGTGCAAATAAGGACAGGATACCGGCGGATGCAAGGATCTGCCTGTCTGACATTTCAGAAGGGATGATCCGGGATGTGGAAGAAAGCCTGAAAAATGTTCCCGGTTCCTTTACCTTTGAAGTATTTGACTGCCGTCAGATCCCCAAGGCTGAGGAAAGCTTTCATGTTGTGGCAGCCAATCATCTCCTATTTTATCTTACAAATTTAGATGAAGCGCTGGAACAGGTGAAAAGAGTTCTGAAACCGGGAGGCATTTTTTACTGCAGCACCTATGGCTCAGATCATATGAAGGAGATCAGCCAGCTGGTAAAGGAATTCGATTCCAGAATCGCTCTTTCCGAAGTGAATTTATATGATGTGTTTGGCCTTGAAAATGGAGAGGAAATTTTAAAAGACCATTTTCATTCAGTGGAGAGGGAAGACTATAAGGATTACTTAGAAGTCAGTGACCCGGGGGCGCTTATGGAATACATTCTTTCCTGCCATGGCAACCAGCAGGAGTATTTAAGCGACCGCTACGAGGAATTCCGGGAATTTCTGAAGAAAAAAATGGAAAAAAAGGGTTTTATCCATATTACAAAGCGTGCTGGGGCATTTATCTGCAGAAAGTAA
- a CDS encoding polysaccharide biosynthesis tyrosine autokinase, producing MRKVSFRRKDKLDFKANEAFKTLRTNILFSGKDIKVLTLTSSTPNEGKTSVSFQLASSFAAADNRVLFVDADIRKSVIAGRYKVDGNTFGLTHYMTGQKTMEDVICQTDIKNMDIILAGPVSPNPTELLGGPLFAKLLEEQRENYDYIIVDAPPLGSVIDAALIARYVDGAIIVVESGVISYKMLQRVKEQLEKSECRILGVVLNKIDMERDAYYGNYYGKYYGKYYGNYGE from the coding sequence ATGAGAAAGGTTTCATTCCGCAGAAAAGATAAACTTGATTTTAAAGCAAACGAAGCATTTAAAACATTGAGGACAAATATTCTTTTTTCAGGTAAGGATATTAAAGTATTGACTCTTACCAGCTCTACCCCCAATGAAGGAAAAACCTCCGTTTCATTTCAGCTTGCCAGCTCCTTTGCAGCGGCGGATAATCGGGTATTGTTTGTAGATGCTGATATCAGAAAATCGGTTATTGCAGGCCGATATAAGGTGGATGGAAATACATTTGGGCTGACCCATTATATGACAGGGCAGAAAACCATGGAGGATGTAATCTGTCAGACAGACATTAAGAATATGGATATAATTCTTGCAGGACCAGTTTCTCCCAACCCTACCGAACTTCTTGGGGGACCTTTGTTTGCAAAGCTGCTGGAAGAGCAGCGGGAGAATTACGACTATATTATCGTAGATGCGCCGCCCCTTGGAAGCGTAATCGATGCAGCCCTTATTGCAAGATATGTGGATGGTGCGATTATAGTTGTGGAAAGCGGTGTGATCAGCTACAAAATGCTGCAAAGGGTGAAAGAACAGCTGGAAAAGAGTGAGTGCCGTATTTTGGGTGTCGTGTTAAATAAGATAGATATGGAGCGAGACGCTTATTACGGAAACTATTACGGGAAATATTATGGCAAGTATTACGGAAACTATGGAGAATGA